The Vibrio toranzoniae sequence CTTGCACTTTTTCTTTCTCAAAAAATGGCGAAGAGCAACAGCCTTAAAATAGCGCGTTAAAGAGTTCATCCATCATGAGTAATCAAGCGGTAGACGTTGAAATATTAGGAAAACTGACTCGAGTGAATTGTCCACCAGGGCAAGAAGAGTCATTGATTGCAGCGGCGGCCGATCTCGATAATCGATTGAAAGAGATGGCTGAACGTACTAAGGTAACCAATGAAGTGAAGCTGCTGACTATCGCAGCTCTGAATATTTGCTACGAATTACAAACGAAAAAGTTTGAAGCAAATGACGAACAAAACGCACTGACCGAGCGCATGGAACAGCTCACGACATCACTTTCAGATGTCCTCAGTAAAGTTAAGCACGGACAGCAATAGCGTACACAAAATTTACCCTGGAGTGTTTGTCAGAGGATTCACGTCCCCGAGCCGATAAGCAATCCCTAAGGGTTAGTACTTGAATGCTATTGAGCATGCTCGGCCCGACCGAGAAGCCTACGGTAATCATTGCTGACCCGCCTTGAACTCGCTGGTTCAAGGGCCATCTATTCTCAACGGCACTTTGGGGTATCCCTTCTTATGAAGACGCTCACACGCTGCGAATTTCGCAAACAGATCCGTATCAAACGCAATGCCTTATCTGGCGAACAACAAACTCAATCCGGTTTAGACCTCGTTAAGCAGTGCATGCAGCTTGATGAGATTCAGTCTGCTCAGCATATTGCTCTTTATATTTCGATTGATGGCGAGCTCGATACCCAGCCTTTAATTGAATGGTTATGGTCGCAAGGTAAGCAAACTTATTTACCAGTATTGCACCCCTTCTCAGCCGGACATCTTTTGTTTCTGCACTACTCTCCAACCACACCCACTGTTTTGAATAAGTACGGCATTGTAGAACCTCAGCTTAATCAAATGTTGGTTCAGCCTTGTCAGCAACTCGACCTTATCCTAACCCCCCTTGTCGGCTTTGACTCTCATGGTCACCGCTTAGGGATGGGCGGCGGATATTACGATCGCACCTTAGCGAAATGGTTTGAGACAGGTAGTGGCGCAACCCCAATTGGTTTGGCTCACGATTGCCAACATGTCGATACGCTGCCAATTGAGGAATGGGACGTTCCCTTACCTAAAATCGTGACTCCGAGTAAAACTTGGCAATGGGAAAATGACCATTAAAGCGCTATAATCGCGCCGCAAACGTTAACCTCGATATACAAACGTTAACCTCAATACGCGAACAATTAACTCAAAGCGCACGACCTTATTCAGGAGAATGGCATGACTCAAGATGAAATGAAAAAAGCAGCTGGCTGGGCAGCACTTCAATATGTTGAAGAAGGCAGCATTGTAGGTGTAGGTACTGGCTCTACAGTAAATCACTTCATCGACGCACTTGGCACAATGAAAGACAAAATCAAAGGTGCGGTTTCAAGCTCTGTCGCTTCTACTGAAAAACTAGAAGCACTAGAAATCAAAGTATTTGAGTGCAACGACGTTTTCAAACTAGACGTTTATGTTGAT is a genomic window containing:
- the zapA gene encoding cell division protein ZapA, which encodes MSNQAVDVEILGKLTRVNCPPGQEESLIAAAADLDNRLKEMAERTKVTNEVKLLTIAALNICYELQTKKFEANDEQNALTERMEQLTTSLSDVLSKVKHGQQ
- a CDS encoding 5-formyltetrahydrofolate cyclo-ligase, whose protein sequence is MKTLTRCEFRKQIRIKRNALSGEQQTQSGLDLVKQCMQLDEIQSAQHIALYISIDGELDTQPLIEWLWSQGKQTYLPVLHPFSAGHLLFLHYSPTTPTVLNKYGIVEPQLNQMLVQPCQQLDLILTPLVGFDSHGHRLGMGGGYYDRTLAKWFETGSGATPIGLAHDCQHVDTLPIEEWDVPLPKIVTPSKTWQWENDH